The following proteins come from a genomic window of Canis lupus dingo isolate Sandy chromosome 20, ASM325472v2, whole genome shotgun sequence:
- the LOC112666829 gene encoding C-C chemokine receptor type 2 produces the protein MGDNGTFSQVSHNMLSTSHSLFTTNIQGSDEPTTIYDYDYSAPCQKSSVRQVAAGLLPPLYSLVFIFGFVGNMLVVLILINCKKLKSMTDIYLLNLAISDLLFLLTIPFWAHYAANGWLLGEVMCKSFTGLYHIGYFGGTFFIILLTIDRYLAIVHAVFALKARTVTFGVVTSGVTWMVAVFASLPRIIFTTVQIEDSFSSCSPQFQQAWKNFHTIMRSVLGLVLPLLVMVICYSAILKTLLRCRNEKKRHKAVKLIFVIMIVYFLFWAPNNIVLLLSTFQESFNVSNCKSTSQLDQIMQVTETLGMTHCCVNPIIYAFVGEKFRRYLSLFFRRHIAKHLCKQCPVFYGETADRVSSTYTPSTGEQEVWVGL, from the coding sequence ATGGGTGACAATGGCACCTTCTCCCAGGTCAGCCACAACATGCTGTCCACATCGCATTCTCTGTTCACAACCAACATCCAGGGCAGCGATGAACCCACCACCATTTACGACTATGATTACAGCGCGCCCTGCCAGAAGAGCAGCGTGAGACAGGTCGCCGCCGGGCTCCTGCCTCCGCTCTACTCACTGGTGTTCATCTTTGGCTTCGTGGGCAACATGCTGGTCGTCCTCATCCTCATCAACTGCAAAAAGCTGAAGAGCATGACTGACATCTACTTGCTCAATTTGGCCATCTCGGAcctgctcttccttctcaccATCCCATTCTGGGCCCACTACGCCGCGAACGGGTGGCTCTTGGGGGAGGTGATGTGTAAGTCATTCACGGGGCTATATCACATTGGGTATTTTGGCGGGACCTTCTTCATCATCCTCCTGACCATAGATAGGTACCTGGCTATCGTCCACGCTGTGTTTGCTTTAAAGGCCAGGACGGTCACCTTTGGGGTGGTGACAAGTGGGGTCACCTGGATGGTGGCCGTGTTTGCCTCTCTGCCCAGGATCATCTTCACTACAGTGCAGATAGAAGATTCCTTTTCCTCCTGCAGTCCTCAGTTTCAACAAGCATGGAAGAATTTCCATACAATAATGAGGAGCGTCTTGGGCCTGGTCCTGCCCCTGCTGGTCATGGTCATCTGCTACTCGGCCATCCTCAAGACCCTGCTCCGCTGTCGAAACGAAAAGAAGAGGCACAAGGCCGTGAAGCTCATTTTCGTGATCATGATTGTTTACTTCCTTTTCTGGGCTCCCAACAACATCGTCCTTCTCCTGAGCACCTTCCAGGAGTCCTTTAACGTGAGCAACTGTAAGAGCACCAGTCAGCTGGACCAAATCATGCAGGTTACAGAGACCCTCGGGATGACCCACTGCTGCGTCAACCCCATCATCTACGCCTTCGTCGGGGAGAAGTTTAGAAGGTATCTCTCCTTGTTTTTCCGAAGGCACATCGCCAAACACCTCTGCAAACAGTGCCCTGTCTTCTATGGAGAGACTGCAGATCGAGTGAGTTCCACATACACGCCTTCCACAGGGGAGCAAGAGGTCTGGGTTGGCTTGTAA